Proteins encoded within one genomic window of Sphingomonas sp. KRR8:
- a CDS encoding LOG family protein produces the protein MTDPVPPKRIFPDAKVDAEAARHIPSSPQTEDGAYKLAFQDKDFLLRPDLRPVRFQLELLKPELLLEEQRIGSTFVFYGSARVPEPAKADAILAAARTDEQRMVAERLKAKSRYYEVARELARLVSRTEPDEEGKRQFVVCSGGGPSFMEAANRGAADEGKESIGLNIVLPHEQLPNPYVTPHLSFQFHYFALRKMHFLLRARAVAVFPGGFGTFDEMFELLTLIQTGKVRPLPILLYGREFWNRVVNFEALVEEGVISARDLDLFTWCETAEEGWAAVCDHYAEVERREAAE, from the coding sequence ATGACCGATCCCGTACCCCCCAAGCGTATCTTCCCCGACGCCAAGGTCGACGCCGAGGCCGCCAGGCACATCCCGTCGTCACCGCAGACCGAGGACGGCGCCTACAAGCTGGCCTTTCAGGACAAGGACTTCCTGCTTCGGCCGGATCTCCGCCCGGTCCGCTTCCAGCTCGAGCTGTTGAAGCCCGAACTGCTGCTTGAAGAACAGAGGATCGGCTCGACCTTCGTCTTCTACGGTTCCGCTCGCGTGCCGGAGCCGGCCAAGGCGGATGCGATCCTCGCGGCAGCTCGAACGGACGAACAGCGGATGGTGGCCGAGCGACTCAAGGCCAAGTCGCGCTACTATGAAGTCGCGCGGGAGCTCGCGCGATTGGTCAGCCGCACGGAGCCCGACGAGGAAGGCAAGCGCCAGTTCGTGGTCTGCTCCGGTGGCGGGCCAAGCTTCATGGAAGCCGCGAACCGTGGTGCTGCGGACGAGGGCAAGGAGTCTATCGGGCTCAACATCGTACTTCCGCACGAGCAGCTGCCGAACCCCTACGTCACACCGCACCTCAGCTTCCAATTCCACTATTTCGCCCTTCGCAAGATGCACTTCCTCTTGCGTGCACGGGCGGTGGCCGTGTTCCCGGGCGGGTTCGGCACTTTCGACGAGATGTTCGAGCTGCTCACACTGATCCAAACCGGCAAGGTTCGGCCGCTGCCGATCCTGCTATACGGTCGCGAGTTCTGGAACCGGGTGGTCAACTTCGAAGCGCTGGTCGAGGAAGGCGTGATCAGCGCTCGCGACCTTGACCTCTTCACCTGGTGCGAGACGGCCGAGGAAGGCTGGGCCGCCGTGTGCGACCATTATGCGGAGGTCGAGCGGCGGGAAGCGGCGGAGTAA
- the creD gene encoding cell envelope integrity protein CreD has product MDQPSPTAKLLRALGVAALLSVGIFITWLLISDRRSQSTEARSSISQGWGGPQVIAGPELSIPFKVTSPGATDADGRAITGPVTTERRLVLAPAGVDAATRISPERRARSIYEVVVYRAETQGRATFALPSDLARLGVPAGALELDRAELRFGVSDPRGLTANPDVRVAGRPLQLGPGGGTSLVNTGFYAPIDLTQLNPRRFSVDFRFALRGNESFALAPRAGDTAWKVNSPWSNPSFTGGFLPEQRTVNKDGFAASYRIGNLALGRSLLFVEGSEAAKQGSDEAARAVIDLIQPVDLYSQVDRASKYGFLFIGFTFLAFLLFDIIGGVRVAAIEYLLAGAALVLFFVLLLAFAEVIGFAAAYVLAAGAIAALNSAYSAAVLGSWRRGLVIGGILVALYAVLYVLLSLEAFALLIGALLLFTALAGTMYVTRRLDWTGQQRGGATDVGPPL; this is encoded by the coding sequence ATGGATCAGCCGAGCCCGACGGCCAAACTCCTGCGCGCACTTGGCGTCGCGGCGCTCCTTTCGGTCGGCATCTTCATCACCTGGCTGCTGATTAGCGATCGGCGGTCCCAGTCAACCGAAGCGCGCAGCAGCATATCGCAGGGGTGGGGTGGGCCGCAGGTGATTGCCGGTCCGGAACTCTCTATTCCCTTCAAGGTCACCTCGCCTGGCGCCACTGATGCCGACGGGCGAGCGATCACCGGGCCGGTCACGACCGAGCGACGCCTAGTGCTCGCGCCGGCCGGTGTGGACGCAGCCACTCGAATCTCGCCGGAACGGCGGGCCCGTTCGATCTATGAAGTGGTGGTCTATCGCGCGGAAACTCAGGGGCGCGCGACGTTTGCGCTGCCCAGCGACCTTGCGCGGCTCGGGGTTCCGGCGGGGGCACTCGAACTCGATCGTGCGGAACTGCGCTTTGGGGTGAGCGACCCGCGCGGGCTGACGGCCAATCCAGACGTTCGGGTGGCAGGGCGCCCGCTGCAACTTGGTCCGGGCGGTGGGACCAGCCTGGTGAACACCGGCTTCTACGCGCCGATCGATCTGACGCAGCTCAACCCGCGACGATTTTCCGTCGATTTCCGCTTCGCGCTTCGCGGCAACGAATCATTCGCGCTGGCTCCCCGGGCGGGGGACACCGCCTGGAAGGTCAACTCTCCCTGGTCCAACCCGAGCTTCACTGGCGGCTTCCTGCCGGAGCAGCGCACGGTCAACAAGGATGGTTTCGCCGCCAGCTATCGCATCGGCAACCTGGCGCTCGGCCGGTCGTTGTTGTTCGTGGAGGGCAGCGAGGCAGCCAAGCAGGGGTCTGATGAGGCTGCCCGCGCCGTCATCGACCTCATTCAGCCCGTCGATCTCTACAGTCAGGTAGACCGCGCCAGCAAATATGGCTTCCTTTTCATCGGCTTCACTTTCCTGGCCTTTCTGCTGTTCGACATCATCGGCGGCGTGAGGGTCGCGGCGATCGAGTATCTGCTCGCGGGAGCAGCATTGGTGCTGTTCTTCGTCCTGCTGCTGGCCTTCGCCGAGGTGATCGGTTTTGCCGCAGCCTATGTCCTGGCTGCCGGCGCCATCGCGGCCCTCAACAGCGCCTATTCGGCGGCTGTGCTGGGAAGCTGGCGGCGCGGCCTGGTGATCGGCGGGATTCTGGTGGCGCTCTATGCGGTGCTCTATGTGCTGCTCAGTCTTGAAGCGTTCGCCTTGCTGATCGGCGCGCTGCTCCTATTCACTGCGCTCGCGGGGACCATGTATGTCACCCGGCGGCTCGACTGGACCGGGCAGCAGCGTGGAGGAGCGACAGACGTTGGGCCCCCGCTTTGA
- a CDS encoding dienelactone hydrolase family protein has product MPGTPVSQQFAGESLEHVWMPAAGQAHGTVIIVPTVMGVTDLERGFATRLNTWGYHAFIADTFGKQFRGAARDVMFGELNRLRSDRAALKDRLLAILDVARQQQGVDADRIAAIGFCFGGQCVLDLARTGVDIAGVASFHGLFDPPGLPANPIKGKVVAYHGWDDPMVTPEAVVALGKELTEAGADWQIHAYGHTGHGFTNPNATREIGIPGVQYNEAANRRSWQALEDFLGELFS; this is encoded by the coding sequence ATGCCAGGAACGCCCGTTTCGCAGCAGTTTGCCGGCGAGTCGCTGGAGCATGTCTGGATGCCGGCCGCGGGCCAGGCGCACGGCACCGTGATCATCGTTCCCACGGTGATGGGTGTGACCGACCTGGAGCGTGGGTTCGCCACTCGGCTCAATACATGGGGCTACCATGCCTTCATCGCCGACACTTTCGGCAAGCAGTTCCGCGGGGCCGCGCGCGACGTCATGTTCGGTGAGCTAAACCGGCTGCGCAGTGATCGCGCCGCGCTGAAGGACCGGCTGCTCGCCATCCTGGACGTCGCCCGGCAGCAGCAGGGCGTCGACGCCGACCGCATCGCCGCCATCGGCTTCTGCTTCGGCGGCCAGTGCGTGCTCGACCTCGCCCGCACCGGGGTCGACATCGCCGGCGTCGCGAGCTTCCACGGCCTGTTCGACCCGCCCGGCCTTCCTGCCAACCCGATCAAGGGCAAGGTGGTCGCTTATCATGGCTGGGACGACCCGATGGTCACACCTGAGGCGGTCGTCGCGCTGGGCAAGGAGCTGACGGAAGCCGGGGCGGACTGGCAGATTCATGCCTATGGCCACACCGGCCACGGCTTTACCAACCCCAACGCCACTCGGGAAATCGGCATTCCGGGCGTCCAGTATAATGAAGCGGCCAACCGCCGCAGCTGGCAGGCGCTGGAAGATTTCCTCGGCGAACTGTTCAGCTGA
- the ligA gene encoding NAD-dependent DNA ligase LigA: MAGPQVSEAEAANRLMRLAREIARHNRLYHDRDTPEVSDAEYDALVRENAALEAAFPQLVRADSPSRQVGAAPSGPLAKVTHARPMLSLENAFSAEDVLEFVRRVRRFLSVPETEAVALTAEPKIDGLSCSLQYEDGHLVLAATRGDGAIGEDVTPNVRTIADIPQTLVGAPQVLEVRGEVFMSKADFAALNERQEASGGKLFANPRNAAAGSLRQKDPAITRERPLRFLLHGWGELSEPLGATQTEAVDCLVKLGFPLAKLFRRCADADEALAHYAAIEHARADLPFDIDGVVYKVDRLDWQERLGSVGRAPRWAIAHKFPAEKAETTLERIEIQVGRTGKLTPVGRLRPVGVGGVIVANVTLHNRDEIARLGLREGDRVRIQRAGDVIPQVVENLTRGERRDPFVFPDHCPQCGSEAVAEEGEVDVRCTGGLICPAQRIERLKHFVSRGAMDIDGLGEKTIEEFVALGWLHGPADIFRLGQHRADLLGREGWKEKSVENLLAAIEARKGFDPARFLFGLGIRHIGIVTARDLMKAFGTIEALKTAALGEDGMAELACVEGIGPVVAEALRDFFHEPHNREQLAELVGLARPAAFVSQTRVTEWSGKTVVFTGSLQTMSREEAKAQAEKLGARSAGSVSAKTDLVVAGPGAGSKLKKAEELGIRVIGEEEWARIVADA, from the coding sequence GTGGCCGGGCCCCAAGTCAGCGAGGCCGAGGCAGCCAACCGGCTGATGCGGCTGGCGCGTGAGATTGCGCGCCACAATCGGCTTTACCACGACCGCGACACGCCCGAGGTCAGCGATGCGGAGTATGACGCGCTGGTTCGCGAGAATGCTGCGCTCGAGGCCGCCTTTCCGCAGTTGGTCCGAGCGGATAGCCCCTCGCGCCAGGTGGGTGCGGCGCCGTCCGGACCTCTGGCGAAGGTCACCCACGCTCGCCCGATGCTCAGCCTCGAAAACGCATTTTCGGCGGAGGACGTGCTTGAGTTCGTCCGTCGCGTGCGCCGCTTCCTCAGCGTGCCCGAGACTGAGGCGGTAGCGCTTACCGCCGAGCCCAAGATCGACGGCCTGTCCTGTTCGCTTCAATACGAGGACGGACACCTCGTCCTTGCCGCCACCCGTGGGGATGGCGCCATCGGTGAGGACGTTACTCCCAACGTCCGTACCATCGCCGACATTCCCCAGACGCTTGTCGGTGCTCCCCAAGTGCTCGAAGTGCGCGGCGAGGTGTTCATGTCCAAGGCAGACTTCGCCGCCCTGAACGAGCGCCAGGAGGCAAGCGGTGGCAAGCTGTTCGCCAATCCACGCAACGCCGCTGCCGGCTCACTCCGGCAAAAGGACCCAGCAATCACTCGCGAACGGCCCCTTCGCTTCCTCCTGCACGGCTGGGGCGAGCTGTCGGAGCCGCTCGGCGCGACGCAAACCGAAGCAGTCGATTGCCTGGTCAAGCTCGGCTTTCCGCTTGCCAAACTATTCCGCCGCTGCGCCGACGCGGATGAAGCGCTGGCCCATTACGCCGCCATTGAACATGCCCGAGCCGACCTTCCGTTCGACATCGACGGAGTGGTCTACAAAGTGGACCGCCTCGACTGGCAGGAGCGGCTGGGCAGCGTGGGCCGCGCGCCACGCTGGGCAATCGCTCACAAATTCCCGGCCGAGAAGGCCGAAACCACCTTGGAGCGAATCGAAATCCAAGTGGGTCGAACCGGCAAGCTAACTCCCGTCGGACGCCTCAGGCCGGTCGGCGTCGGCGGCGTGATCGTCGCCAACGTGACCCTCCACAACCGCGATGAGATCGCCCGGCTCGGCCTTCGCGAAGGTGACCGCGTCCGCATCCAGCGCGCCGGGGACGTCATCCCCCAGGTGGTCGAGAACCTGACGCGAGGCGAGCGGCGCGACCCCTTCGTCTTCCCCGACCATTGCCCCCAGTGCGGCTCGGAAGCGGTCGCCGAGGAAGGTGAAGTCGACGTCCGTTGCACCGGTGGGCTCATCTGCCCGGCCCAGCGGATCGAGCGCCTCAAGCATTTCGTCAGCCGCGGCGCCATGGACATCGACGGTCTCGGCGAAAAGACCATCGAAGAGTTCGTAGCGCTCGGCTGGCTCCACGGCCCCGCCGACATCTTCCGACTGGGGCAGCATCGCGCCGACTTGCTCGGCCGCGAAGGGTGGAAGGAGAAGAGTGTCGAGAACCTTCTCGCGGCCATTGAAGCCCGCAAAGGGTTCGATCCGGCGCGTTTTCTATTCGGGCTCGGCATCCGTCACATCGGCATCGTGACTGCACGTGACTTAATGAAGGCGTTCGGCACGATCGAGGCGCTGAAGACGGCGGCGCTCGGCGAGGACGGAATGGCCGAGCTTGCCTGTGTGGAGGGGATTGGTCCGGTCGTTGCCGAGGCGTTGCGCGATTTCTTCCACGAACCGCACAACCGCGAACAGCTCGCCGAGCTCGTCGGCCTCGCCCGCCCCGCTGCGTTCGTCAGCCAAACCCGCGTAACGGAATGGAGTGGCAAGACGGTCGTATTCACCGGCTCCCTCCAGACCATGAGCCGGGAGGAGGCAAAGGCGCAGGCCGAGAAGCTGGGCGCGCGATCGGCCGGTTCGGTCAGTGCCAAGACCGACCTGGTGGTGGCTGGACCCGGCGCAGGGTCGAAACTGAAGAAAGCCGAGGAACTCGGCATCCGGGTGATCGGCGAGGAAGAATGGGCGCGGATCGTGGCGGACGCCTGA
- a CDS encoding UrcA family protein: MRLLFLTAALAAAPAAAVAQPADTLVVHGARTLADNQQLVSFGDLKLASLSGQRALRSRVDQAITTLCDSSHFSVTDPQGSLKCANQAWNDIAPQLAALTPRLASR, translated from the coding sequence ATGCGCCTTCTGTTTCTCACCGCCGCCCTCGCTGCTGCTCCGGCCGCCGCCGTCGCTCAGCCGGCGGACACGCTCGTTGTTCACGGAGCCCGCACGCTGGCTGACAACCAGCAGCTGGTCAGTTTCGGCGATCTCAAGCTGGCGAGCCTCAGCGGTCAGCGCGCGCTGCGCAGCCGGGTGGACCAGGCGATCACGACATTGTGCGACAGTTCGCACTTCTCCGTGACCGACCCGCAGGGATCGCTGAAGTGCGCCAACCAGGCGTGGAATGATATCGCGCCGCAACTCGCCGCGCTGACCCCCCGTCTCGCTTCGCGCTAA
- a CDS encoding 50S ribosomal protein L11 methyltransferase: MSWRVTLPATRAQGEAIGGAEELFPQRDSPPVLVADEPDESRPDEWLIHAYFEGQPDAEALAVLSSLASGPPRIERLQEENWVAKSQAGLEPIRAGRFHVHTPTASPDPQSINFEIDAGLAFGTGQHATTKGCLQALDRLEQEGRRFVNIADIGTGTGLLAFAALKLWPEAKAIATDIDEIAVDVARENAAINGIMMGHGAGELLLAPADGMDSPLLAARAPFDLLIANILAGPLIELAPAFVSALQPGAMLVLAGLLDSQAPAVAEAYTSRGCRLVDGGYGEWRILVLDRSV; encoded by the coding sequence GTGAGCTGGCGGGTCACCCTGCCTGCTACTCGCGCTCAGGGCGAGGCGATCGGAGGCGCGGAGGAGCTGTTCCCGCAACGTGATTCACCGCCCGTTCTGGTCGCCGACGAGCCAGACGAGAGCCGCCCGGACGAATGGCTGATCCACGCCTACTTCGAAGGGCAGCCCGATGCCGAAGCGCTGGCGGTGCTGAGCTCCCTCGCGAGCGGACCGCCGCGCATCGAGCGACTGCAGGAAGAGAATTGGGTGGCGAAAAGCCAGGCGGGGCTGGAGCCGATCCGGGCTGGCCGGTTTCACGTGCATACCCCGACGGCGTCGCCAGACCCCCAATCGATCAATTTCGAAATCGATGCGGGATTGGCGTTCGGTACGGGCCAGCATGCGACTACCAAGGGATGCTTGCAGGCGCTGGATCGGCTCGAGCAGGAGGGCCGGCGCTTCGTCAACATCGCCGATATCGGCACGGGCACTGGGCTTCTGGCCTTTGCGGCGCTGAAGCTCTGGCCGGAGGCAAAGGCAATCGCGACCGACATTGACGAGATCGCTGTCGATGTCGCGCGCGAGAATGCGGCGATCAACGGGATAATGATGGGGCATGGCGCTGGCGAGTTGCTGCTGGCACCGGCTGACGGGATGGACTCGCCGCTGCTTGCCGCGCGCGCGCCTTTCGACCTGCTGATCGCCAACATTCTCGCCGGACCGCTGATCGAACTTGCCCCGGCGTTCGTCAGCGCGCTTCAGCCGGGAGCCATGCTGGTCCTGGCCGGACTACTCGACAGTCAGGCCCCAGCGGTTGCGGAAGCCTACACCAGCCGTGGCTGCCGCCTGGTCGACGGCGGCTACGGCGAGTGGCGTATTCTCGTGCTTGATCGCTCCGTTTAG
- the bla gene encoding subclass B3 metallo-beta-lactamase, translated as MFVSPALLLLALQQIVVPLGKPPPHPEPVRAPIETYGPLWAQTCAGATDESSWTKPAPAVRIHANVYLVGTCGISSILITSPGGDVLIDGGPERAADLIADNIRSLGFRMRDVRWILQSHEHPDHVGGIAKLQQLTGASVIASAAAARAMANGTTDPADPQAGSLGPYPKVVADRIVSDGQMLRLGDINIQAHATPGHTPGALSWSWESCDGAVCRSMVYADSLSPVSGDAYRFSAHPDTVAAFRASLAKVAGLRCEILLTPHPSASGTTERLNGDKPLFNPAACKEYAGQQGRALDDRLSKEAARK; from the coding sequence ATGTTCGTTAGCCCCGCCCTTCTGTTGCTCGCGCTGCAGCAGATCGTGGTTCCGCTGGGCAAGCCGCCACCCCATCCCGAGCCGGTCAGGGCGCCCATCGAGACCTATGGCCCATTGTGGGCGCAGACCTGCGCTGGCGCTACCGACGAGAGCAGCTGGACCAAGCCGGCGCCTGCGGTCCGCATCCACGCCAACGTCTATCTGGTCGGAACCTGCGGCATTTCGTCCATCCTGATCACCAGCCCGGGCGGCGATGTTTTGATCGATGGCGGACCGGAGCGCGCCGCCGATTTGATCGCCGACAACATCCGCTCTCTCGGCTTCCGTATGCGTGACGTGCGCTGGATACTGCAGAGTCACGAGCATCCCGACCACGTCGGTGGCATCGCCAAGTTGCAGCAACTCACAGGTGCCAGTGTGATCGCCTCGGCGGCGGCCGCCCGGGCCATGGCCAACGGCACTACCGACCCGGCCGATCCGCAGGCCGGCTCGCTTGGTCCATACCCCAAGGTCGTCGCCGATCGGATCGTTTCCGATGGTCAGATGCTGCGGTTGGGCGACATCAATATCCAGGCGCATGCCACGCCCGGTCACACGCCAGGTGCGTTGAGCTGGTCCTGGGAGAGCTGTGATGGGGCCGTCTGCCGATCGATGGTCTACGCCGACAGCCTCTCGCCGGTCAGCGGTGACGCCTACCGTTTCTCCGCCCATCCCGACACGGTCGCCGCCTTCCGCGCTTCGCTTGCGAAGGTGGCAGGGTTGCGCTGCGAGATCCTGCTCACCCCCCATCCGAGTGCCAGTGGAACCACCGAGCGGCTGAACGGCGACAAGCCGTTGTTCAATCCCGCTGCCTGCAAGGAGTATGCCGGCCAGCAGGGCCGCGCGCTCGACGACCGGCTGAGTAAAGAGGCGGCGCGGAAGTGA
- a CDS encoding SDR family oxidoreductase, giving the protein MNILLTGASRGIGKAAFDALTVAGHRVAGHSTKGGSGLLGADLSDPAAPRVLWEAAVEALGGKVDVLVNNAGIYEAVSDDAAQEEWLAAWERTMRINLTASSDLSRLAIGHFRKNGGGRIVNVASRAGYRGDSPQHWHYAASKAAMIGVTKTIARGYAGENILAFAVCPGFTVTEMTEEYLASRGGEKILSEIPLGRVASAAEIGKIIRWLATDAPPSATGSVIDANGASYVR; this is encoded by the coding sequence ATGAACATCCTCCTCACAGGCGCCAGCCGAGGCATCGGCAAGGCAGCCTTCGACGCACTCACCGTCGCTGGCCACAGGGTTGCCGGGCACTCTACCAAGGGCGGGTCCGGCTTGCTCGGGGCCGATCTCAGCGACCCCGCGGCTCCGCGCGTGCTGTGGGAGGCGGCGGTCGAGGCGCTGGGCGGCAAGGTTGACGTGCTCGTCAACAATGCCGGCATCTACGAGGCCGTCAGCGACGACGCTGCTCAAGAAGAGTGGCTGGCGGCGTGGGAGCGAACCATGCGGATCAACCTCACCGCTTCCTCCGATCTCTCCCGGCTTGCGATCGGCCATTTCCGCAAGAATGGCGGCGGCCGGATCGTCAACGTCGCGAGCCGCGCAGGCTATCGCGGCGACTCTCCCCAGCACTGGCATTATGCGGCGTCCAAGGCGGCGATGATCGGTGTCACCAAGACCATCGCCCGCGGCTATGCCGGGGAGAACATCCTCGCTTTCGCGGTTTGCCCGGGCTTCACCGTGACGGAGATGACGGAGGAGTATCTGGCCAGCCGGGGCGGCGAGAAGATCCTGTCGGAGATCCCCCTTGGGCGAGTGGCCAGCGCCGCCGAAATCGGGAAAATCATTCGCTGGCTGGCGACCGACGCGCCGCCGAGCGCCACTGGCAGCGTAATCGACGCGAACGGAGCGAGCTATGTTCGTTAG